The following are encoded in a window of Kitasatospora sp. NBC_01250 genomic DNA:
- a CDS encoding LysR family transcriptional regulator, whose product MDTRYLRAFVAVADHGGISAAAKELGYAQSSVSAQLKRLEADLGVTVLVRAGTGATLTEAGRRVLPHAREALELAERMRRAALGDRPRLRIGAQESLAHAWMPDVLAAYEYGAGGPGVVARVELTVGRRSHLDQAFAAREVDLVFQYDNGLRALGPHAVVGHDRTLLVASPFHPLARQESVTPGQLLGQEFMVVEPSCTSQMLVDRLGRDLLAGIRQTLITGSLAALLRLAGHGRGVTLLPELSVARELAAGELVALRLADPIRPVSIIAQWHPRLGLAEQALHTLLDVARRADPLPQRPHPARAC is encoded by the coding sequence GTGGACACTCGCTACCTGCGCGCCTTCGTCGCCGTCGCCGACCACGGCGGCATCTCCGCCGCCGCCAAGGAGTTGGGGTACGCCCAGTCGAGCGTCAGCGCCCAGCTCAAACGCCTGGAGGCGGACCTCGGCGTGACCGTCCTGGTGCGCGCGGGGACCGGCGCCACCCTCACCGAGGCCGGCCGGCGAGTGCTGCCGCACGCGCGCGAGGCGCTGGAGCTGGCCGAGCGGATGCGCCGCGCCGCACTCGGCGACCGGCCCAGGCTGCGGATCGGCGCCCAGGAGTCGCTGGCCCACGCCTGGATGCCGGACGTGCTGGCGGCCTACGAGTACGGTGCGGGCGGCCCGGGCGTGGTCGCCCGGGTCGAGCTGACCGTCGGCCGCCGCAGCCACCTGGACCAGGCCTTCGCCGCGCGCGAGGTGGACCTGGTCTTCCAGTACGACAACGGCCTGCGGGCGCTGGGGCCGCACGCGGTGGTCGGCCACGACCGCACGCTGCTGGTCGCCTCCCCCTTCCATCCGCTGGCCCGGCAGGAGTCGGTGACGCCCGGTCAGCTGCTCGGCCAGGAGTTCATGGTCGTCGAGCCGAGCTGCACCTCGCAGATGCTGGTGGACCGCCTGGGCCGCGACCTGCTCGCCGGCATCCGGCAGACGCTGATCACCGGCTCCCTCGCCGCACTGCTGCGCCTGGCCGGACACGGCCGCGGGGTCACCCTGCTGCCCGAGCTGTCGGTCGCCCGCGAGCTGGCGGCCGGCGAGCTGGTCGCCCTGCGCCTGGCCGATCCGATCCGCCCGGTCAGCATCATCGCCCAGTGGCACCCCCGCCTGGGCCTGGCCGAACAGGCGCTGCACACCCTCCTCGACGTGGCCCGCCGCGCCGACCCCCTCCCCCAGCGCCCGCACCCCGCCCGCGCCTGCTGA